The Vulpes lagopus strain Blue_001 chromosome 6, ASM1834538v1, whole genome shotgun sequence genome has a segment encoding these proteins:
- the LOC121493843 gene encoding polyadenylate-binding protein 2 isoform X3 has product MEEEAEKLKELQNEVEKQMNMSPPPGNAGPVIMSIEEKMEADARSIYVGNVDYGATAEELEAHFHGCGSVNRVTILCDKFSGHPKGFAYIEFSDKESVRTSLALDESLFRGRQIKVIPKRTNRPGISTTDRGFPRARYRARTTNYNSSRSRFYSGFNSRPRGRVYRGRARATSWYSPY; this is encoded by the exons atggaggaagaagcTGAGAAGTTAAAGGAGCTACAGAACGAGGTAGAGAAACAGATGAATATGAGTCCACCTCCAGGCAATG ctGGCCCAGTGATCATGTCCATTGAAGAGAAGATGGAGGCTGATGCCCGTTCCATTTATGTTGGCAAT GTGGACTATGGTGCAACAGCAGAAGAGTTGGAAGCACACTTTCATGGCTGTGGTTCAGTCAACCGTGTTACCATACTCTGTGACAAATTTAGTGGCCATCCTAAAGG TTTTGCATATATAGAGTTCTCAGACAAAGAGTCAGTGAGGACTTCCTTGGCCTTAGATGAGTCACTAtttagaggaagacaaatcaaG GTGATCCCAAAACGAACCAACAGACCAGGCATCAGCACAACAGACCGGGGTTTCCCACGAGCCCGATACCGTGCCCGGACTACCAACTACAACAGCTCCCGCTCTCGATTCTACAGTGGTTTTAACAGCAGGCCCCGGGGTCGCGTCTACAG gGGCCGGGCTAGAGCGACATCATGGTATTCCCCTTACTAA
- the LOC121493843 gene encoding polyadenylate-binding protein 2 isoform X1, translating to MAAAAAAAAAAGAAGGRGSGPGRRRHLVPGAGGEAGEGAPGGAGDYGNGLESEELEPEELLLEPEPEPEPEEEPPRPRAPPGAPGPGPGSGAPGSQEEEEEPGLVEGDPGDGAIEDPELEAIKARVREMEEEAEKLKELQNEVEKQMNMSPPPGNAGPVIMSIEEKMEADARSIYVGNVDYGATAEELEAHFHGCGSVNRVTILCDKFSGHPKGFAYIEFSDKESVRTSLALDESLFRGRQIKVIPKRTNRPGISTTDRGFPRARYRARTTNYNSSRSRFYSGFNSRPRGRVYRGRARATSWYSPY from the exons atggcggcggcggcggcggcggcagcagcagcgggGGCTGCGGGCGGTCGGGGCtccgggccggggcggcggcgccATCTTGTGCCCGGGGCCggtggggaggccggggagggggccccggggggcgcaGGGGACTACGGGAACGGCCTGGAGTCTGAGGAACTGGAGCCTGAGGAGCTGCTGCTGGAGcccgagccggagcccgagcccgaaGAGgagccgccccggccccgcgcccccccgggAGCTCCGGGCCCTGGGCCTGGCTCGGGAGCCCCCGgcagccaggaggaggaggaggagccgggACTGGTCGAGGGTGACCCGGGGGACGGCGCCATTGAGGACCCG GAGCTGGAAGCGATCAAAGCTCGAGTCagggagatggaggaagaagcTGAGAAGTTAAAGGAGCTACAGAACGAGGTAGAGAAACAGATGAATATGAGTCCACCTCCAGGCAATG ctGGCCCAGTGATCATGTCCATTGAAGAGAAGATGGAGGCTGATGCCCGTTCCATTTATGTTGGCAAT GTGGACTATGGTGCAACAGCAGAAGAGTTGGAAGCACACTTTCATGGCTGTGGTTCAGTCAACCGTGTTACCATACTCTGTGACAAATTTAGTGGCCATCCTAAAGG TTTTGCATATATAGAGTTCTCAGACAAAGAGTCAGTGAGGACTTCCTTGGCCTTAGATGAGTCACTAtttagaggaagacaaatcaaG GTGATCCCAAAACGAACCAACAGACCAGGCATCAGCACAACAGACCGGGGTTTCCCACGAGCCCGATACCGTGCCCGGACTACCAACTACAACAGCTCCCGCTCTCGATTCTACAGTGGTTTTAACAGCAGGCCCCGGGGTCGCGTCTACAG gGGCCGGGCTAGAGCGACATCATGGTATTCCCCTTACTAA